A DNA window from Janibacter sp. A1S7 contains the following coding sequences:
- the rplV gene encoding 50S ribosomal protein L22 — MPATETTEQEALVARASARHVRITPMKARRVVDLIRGKDTRTAIATLQFAPQGASEQTLKVLQSAIANLRVKADEVGEPFDERNLIVTSAYVDEGPTMKRFRPRAQGRAGRINKRTSHITVLVTSKPEKAAKGGAR, encoded by the coding sequence ATGCCTGCCACCGAGACCACCGAGCAGGAGGCACTGGTCGCCCGGGCCTCCGCACGCCACGTGCGCATCACGCCGATGAAGGCGCGCCGCGTCGTCGACCTGATCCGCGGCAAGGACACCCGGACCGCGATCGCCACGCTCCAGTTCGCCCCCCAGGGTGCGTCCGAGCAGACCCTGAAGGTCCTGCAGAGCGCGATCGCCAACCTGCGTGTCAAGGCCGACGAGGTGGGGGAGCCGTTCGACGAGCGCAACCTCATCGTCACCTCGGCCTACGTCGACGAGGGTCCGACGATGAAGCGCTTCCGTCCGCGGGCCCAGGGCCGCGCCGGCCGGATCAACAAGCGCACCAGCCACATCACCGTCCTCGTGACGAGCAAGCCTGAGAAGGCCGCGAAGGGAGGGGCCCGCTGA
- the rpsC gene encoding 30S ribosomal protein S3 — translation MGQKINPHGFRLGITNDHKSRWFADSNKEGQRYRDYVKEDVAIRGLLSTGMERAGIARVEIERTRDRVRVDIHTARPGIVIGRRGAEADRIRGELEKLTGKQVQLNILEVKNPEIEAQLVAQGIAEQLAARVTFRRAMRKGMQSSLRAGAKGIRIQCSGRLGGAEMSRSEFYREGRVPLHTLRANIDYGFYEARTTFGRIGVKVWIYKGDMTEKEFAAQQASAAPRGRGPRRDRDDRPARARRGGDRSKEAPAQAAAPADAPAAEAPAKTEGES, via the coding sequence ATGGGTCAGAAGATCAACCCGCACGGCTTCCGTCTGGGCATCACCAACGACCACAAGAGCCGCTGGTTCGCCGACTCCAACAAGGAGGGTCAGCGCTACCGCGACTACGTCAAGGAGGACGTGGCGATCCGGGGGCTCCTGTCCACGGGCATGGAGCGCGCCGGTATCGCCCGCGTCGAGATCGAGCGCACCCGGGACCGCGTGCGGGTGGACATCCACACCGCGCGTCCGGGCATCGTCATCGGTCGCCGTGGCGCCGAGGCGGACCGCATCCGCGGTGAGCTCGAGAAGCTCACCGGCAAGCAGGTCCAGCTGAACATCCTCGAGGTGAAGAACCCCGAGATCGAGGCCCAGCTCGTCGCCCAGGGCATCGCCGAGCAGCTCGCTGCTCGCGTGACCTTCCGTCGTGCCATGCGCAAGGGGATGCAGTCCTCCCTTCGAGCCGGCGCCAAGGGCATCCGGATCCAGTGCTCCGGTCGCCTCGGCGGTGCGGAGATGTCCCGCTCCGAGTTCTACCGCGAGGGCCGCGTGCCGCTGCACACCCTCCGCGCGAACATCGACTACGGCTTCTACGAGGCCCGCACGACCTTCGGCCGCATCGGCGTCAAGGTCTGGATCTACAAGGGCGACATGACCGAGAAGGAGTTCGCGGCCCAGCAGGCGTCCGCAGCTCCCCGTGGTCGTGGCCCACGTCGCGACCGCGACGACCGTCCCGCCCGCGCCCGGCGCGGTGGCGACCGCAGCAAGGAGGCGCCGGCCCAGGCCGCCGCCCCGGCTGACGCACCCGCCGCCGAGGCTCCGGCCAAGACCGAGGGAGAGTCCTGA
- the rplP gene encoding 50S ribosomal protein L16 has product MLIPRRVKHRKQHHPKRSGMSKGGTAVSFGDYGLQALDPAYVTNRQIEAARIAMTRYMKRGGKVWINIYPDRPLTKKPAETRMGSGKGSPEWWVANVKPGRIMFEISGVDEDVAREAMRLAMHKLPMKCRFVAREGGDN; this is encoded by the coding sequence ATGTTGATCCCCCGACGGGTCAAGCACCGCAAGCAGCACCACCCGAAGCGCTCGGGCATGTCGAAGGGCGGCACCGCCGTCTCCTTCGGTGACTACGGGCTCCAGGCACTGGACCCGGCCTACGTCACGAACCGTCAGATCGAGGCGGCTCGTATCGCCATGACGCGTTACATGAAGCGTGGCGGCAAGGTCTGGATCAACATCTACCCGGACCGACCGCTGACCAAGAAGCCGGCTGAGACCCGCATGGGTTCCGGTAAGGGCTCCCCGGAGTGGTGGGTGGCCAACGTCAAGCCGGGCCGGATCATGTTCGAGATCTCCGGTGTCGACGAGGACGTGGCGCGCGAGGCAATGCGCCTGGCGATGCACAAGTTGCCGATGAAGTGCCGCTTCGTCGCGCGTGAGGGTGGTGACAACTGA
- the rpmC gene encoding 50S ribosomal protein L29, translated as MAVGSKDLTPADLRELTDDRLVDELRKGKEELFNLRFQSATGQLDNHGRLRAVRKDIARIYTEMRERELGIGTSSGSASTGSGEAK; from the coding sequence ATGGCAGTCGGATCGAAGGACCTGACCCCGGCGGACCTGCGTGAGTTGACCGATGACCGTCTGGTCGACGAGTTGCGCAAGGGCAAGGAGGAGCTGTTCAACCTCCGCTTCCAGTCGGCGACCGGCCAGCTGGACAACCACGGGCGGCTGCGCGCGGTCCGCAAGGACATCGCCCGGATCTACACCGAGATGCGTGAGCGCGAGCTGGGAATTGGAACCAGCAGCGGTTCCGCCTCGACGGGTTCCGGTGAGGCGAAGTGA
- the rpsQ gene encoding 30S ribosomal protein S17 — MSENVKEDTVTTRNDRKTRRGYVVSDKMDKTVVVEVEDRVKHALYGKVMRRTEKVKAHDEQNTAGIGDHVLIMETRPLSATKRWRLVEVLEKAK; from the coding sequence GTGAGCGAGAACGTGAAGGAAGACACCGTGACCACCCGTAATGACCGCAAGACGCGGCGCGGCTACGTCGTCAGCGACAAGATGGACAAGACCGTCGTCGTCGAGGTCGAGGACCGCGTCAAGCACGCCCTGTACGGCAAGGTCATGCGCCGGACCGAGAAGGTCAAGGCGCACGACGAGCAGAACACCGCCGGCATCGGCGACCACGTGCTCATCATGGAGACCCGGCCGTTGTCGGCCACCAAGCGCTGGCGCCTGGTCGAGGTCCTCGAGAAGGCCAAGTAA
- the rplN gene encoding 50S ribosomal protein L14, with product MIQQESRLRVADNTGAKEILCIRVLGGSGRRYAGVGDTIVATVKDAIPGGNVKKGDIVKAVIVRTTKESRRVDGSYIKFDENAAVILKADGEPRGTRIFGPVGRELRDKKFMKIVSLAPEVI from the coding sequence GTGATCCAGCAGGAGTCGCGACTGCGCGTCGCCGACAACACCGGTGCCAAGGAGATCTTGTGCATCCGCGTGCTCGGTGGCTCCGGCCGCCGGTACGCCGGCGTCGGCGACACCATCGTCGCCACCGTCAAGGACGCCATCCCGGGCGGCAACGTCAAGAAGGGCGACATCGTCAAGGCGGTCATCGTCCGCACGACCAAGGAGAGCCGCCGCGTCGACGGTTCGTACATCAAGTTCGACGAGAACGCAGCCGTCATCCTCAAGGCTGATGGCGAGCCGCGCGGGACGCGCATCTTCGGGCCGGTCGGCCGCGAACTTCGCGACAAGAAGTTCATGAAGATCGTCTCGCTCGCACCGGAGGTGATCTGA
- the rplX gene encoding 50S ribosomal protein L24 has product MSKLKIKKGDLVQVLSGKDKGLQGKVISVNTETQRVVVEGVQRVTRHTKAGMGGQAGGLVVTEAPIHVSNVAIVDPEENKPTRIRTRVESVERDGRTKASRTRVAVRSGKDL; this is encoded by the coding sequence ATGAGCAAGCTCAAGATCAAGAAGGGCGACCTCGTCCAGGTCCTGTCCGGCAAGGACAAGGGTCTGCAGGGCAAGGTCATCTCGGTCAACACCGAGACCCAGCGCGTCGTGGTCGAGGGTGTCCAGCGGGTCACCCGCCACACCAAGGCCGGCATGGGCGGCCAGGCCGGCGGCCTGGTCGTCACCGAGGCGCCGATCCACGTGAGCAACGTGGCCATCGTCGACCCGGAGGAGAACAAGCCGACCCGCATCAGGACCCGCGTCGAGTCCGTCGAGCGCGACGGGCGCACCAAGGCGAGCCGCACCCGCGTCGCGGTGCGCTCGGGCAAGGACCTCTGA
- the rplE gene encoding 50S ribosomal protein L5 yields the protein MTDTMTSTETPRLKAKYAETVVGQLNEQFGYTNPMQVPRVVKVVVNMGVGDAAKDSKLIEGAIRDLTAITGQKPQVTKARKSIAQFKLREGMPIGTHATLRGARMWEFLDRLTSVALPRIRDFRGLNPKQFDGNGNYTFGLNEQSMFHEINQDKIDRVRGMDITVVTTATNDDEGRALLKALGFPFKEN from the coding sequence ATGACTGACACCATGACCAGCACCGAGACCCCGCGACTGAAGGCAAAGTACGCCGAGACGGTCGTCGGGCAGCTCAACGAGCAGTTCGGCTACACCAACCCGATGCAGGTTCCCCGCGTCGTGAAGGTCGTCGTGAACATGGGCGTCGGTGACGCCGCCAAGGACAGCAAGCTGATCGAGGGCGCCATCCGCGACCTGACCGCCATCACCGGGCAGAAGCCGCAGGTGACCAAGGCCCGCAAGTCCATCGCGCAGTTCAAGCTGCGCGAAGGCATGCCGATCGGGACGCACGCCACCCTGCGTGGCGCACGCATGTGGGAGTTCCTCGACCGGCTCACGTCGGTCGCGCTTCCCCGCATCCGTGACTTCCGTGGCCTGAACCCGAAGCAGTTCGACGGCAACGGCAACTACACCTTCGGTCTGAACGAGCAGTCGATGTTCCACGAGATCAACCAGGACAAGATCGACCGCGTCCGCGGCATGGACATCACCGTGGTCACGACCGCGACGAATGACGACGAGGGCCGCGCGCTGCTGAAGGCGCTGGGCTTCCCCTTCAAGGAGAACTGA
- a CDS encoding type Z 30S ribosomal protein S14: MAKTALINKANKKPKFKVRGYTRCQRCGRPHSVYRKFGLCRVCLREMAHRGELPGVTKSSW; encoded by the coding sequence ATGGCCAAGACCGCCCTGATCAACAAGGCCAACAAGAAGCCGAAGTTCAAGGTCCGCGGGTACACGCGGTGCCAGCGCTGCGGCCGGCCGCACTCGGTCTACCGCAAGTTCGGCCTGTGCCGTGTGTGCCTTCGTGAGATGGCGCACCGCGGTGAGCTTCCCGGCGTGACCAAGTCCAGCTGGTAA
- the rpsH gene encoding 30S ribosomal protein S8, with product MTMTDPIADMLTRVRNANSAHHDEVSMPYSKLKSHIAEILQAEGFIAGWTVEEATVGKTLEISLKYGPNRERSIAGVRRVSKPGLRVYAKSTNLPKVLGGLGVAIISTSSGLLTDKQAATKGVGGEVLAYVW from the coding sequence ATGACCATGACCGACCCGATTGCGGACATGTTGACCCGCGTGCGGAACGCCAACTCGGCGCACCACGACGAGGTCTCCATGCCGTACTCCAAGCTGAAGTCGCACATCGCGGAGATCCTCCAGGCGGAGGGTTTCATCGCGGGGTGGACCGTCGAGGAGGCCACCGTCGGAAAGACGCTGGAGATCTCCCTCAAGTACGGCCCGAACCGTGAGCGTTCCATCGCGGGGGTGCGCCGGGTGTCCAAGCCCGGTCTGCGCGTCTACGCGAAGTCCACCAACCTGCCGAAGGTTCTCGGCGGCCTGGGCGTGGCGATCATCTCCACGTCCTCCGGCCTCCTGACCGACAAGCAGGCCGCAACCAAGGGTGTGGGCGGGGAAGTCCTCGCCTACGTCTGGTAA
- the rplF gene encoding 50S ribosomal protein L6: MSRIGRLPVAIPSGVDITIDGQTVTVKGPKGELQTTVSEPITVARTEDGLEVARPDDERESRSLHGLSRSLINNMVVGVTEGYEKKLEIHGTGYRVQNKGGSLEFALGFSHPVVVEAPEGISFTVENPTHLAVQGIDKQLVGETAANIRKLRRPDPYKGKGVRYEGEQIRRKVGKAGK, translated from the coding sequence ATGTCGCGTATCGGACGACTCCCGGTCGCCATCCCCAGCGGTGTCGACATCACCATCGATGGCCAGACCGTCACGGTCAAGGGCCCCAAGGGTGAGCTGCAGACGACTGTGTCCGAGCCGATCACGGTCGCTCGGACCGAGGACGGTCTCGAGGTGGCCCGCCCCGACGACGAGCGCGAGTCGCGCTCTCTCCACGGGCTCTCCCGCAGCCTCATCAACAACATGGTCGTCGGTGTCACCGAGGGCTACGAGAAGAAGCTCGAGATCCACGGCACCGGTTACCGCGTGCAGAACAAGGGCGGCTCCCTGGAGTTCGCGCTCGGGTTCAGCCACCCGGTCGTCGTCGAGGCGCCCGAGGGGATCAGCTTCACCGTCGAGAACCCGACCCACCTCGCCGTGCAGGGCATCGACAAGCAGCTCGTCGGTGAGACCGCTGCCAACATCCGCAAGCTCCGCCGTCCCGACCCGTACAAGGGCAAGGGTGTCCGGTACGAGGGCGAGCAGATCCGTCGCAAGGTCGGAAAGGCTGGTAAGTAA
- the rplR gene encoding 50S ribosomal protein L18 gives MAMIVKRAKGKSAARGRRHLRVRKKVTGTAARPRLVVNRSSRHVFVQVVDDTVGKTVASASTMEADVRALDGDKTARAKKVGELVAERSKSVGIEAVVFDRGGNRYHGRVAAIADGAREGGLAL, from the coding sequence ATGGCAATGATCGTCAAGCGAGCCAAGGGCAAGAGCGCCGCTCGTGGTCGTCGCCACCTGCGCGTGCGCAAGAAGGTCACCGGCACCGCGGCACGTCCGCGTCTGGTGGTCAACCGCAGCAGCCGCCACGTCTTCGTCCAGGTTGTCGACGACACGGTCGGCAAGACCGTCGCGTCCGCGTCGACCATGGAGGCCGACGTGCGTGCACTGGACGGTGACAAGACCGCGCGGGCCAAGAAGGTCGGCGAGCTCGTGGCCGAGCGGTCCAAGTCCGTCGGTATCGAGGCCGTCGTCTTCGACCGTGGCGGAAACCGGTACCACGGTCGCGTCGCCGCGATCGCCGATGGTGCCCGCGAAGGGGGTCTGGCGCTGTGA
- the rpsE gene encoding 30S ribosomal protein S5, which yields MPGPQRRGAGAAGTNERSNNDRRDNRGGGRGGGRDRNENQYLERVVTINRVAKVVKGGRRFSFTALVVVGDGDGTVGVGYGKAKEVPSAIAKGVEEAKKNFFTVPRIQGTIPHPILGEDAAGVVMLRPASPGTGVIAGGSVRAVLECAGIHDVLSKSLGSDNAINIVHAVVAALKGLERPEAVAARRGLPLDEVAPAAMLRAQAAGRAEAADKAKAGA from the coding sequence ATGCCCGGACCCCAGCGTCGAGGCGCCGGTGCCGCAGGCACCAACGAGCGCTCCAACAACGACCGTCGCGACAACCGCGGCGGAGGTCGTGGCGGTGGCCGCGACCGCAACGAGAACCAGTACCTCGAGCGGGTTGTGACCATCAACCGTGTCGCCAAGGTCGTCAAGGGTGGTCGTCGCTTCAGCTTCACCGCCCTGGTCGTCGTCGGCGACGGTGACGGCACCGTCGGGGTCGGCTACGGCAAGGCCAAGGAGGTCCCCTCCGCGATCGCCAAGGGTGTCGAGGAGGCGAAGAAGAACTTCTTCACCGTGCCGCGCATCCAGGGCACCATCCCGCACCCGATCCTCGGTGAGGACGCGGCCGGTGTCGTCATGCTCCGGCCGGCATCGCCCGGTACCGGTGTCATCGCCGGTGGTTCCGTGCGCGCCGTGCTCGAGTGCGCCGGTATCCACGACGTGCTGAGCAAGTCGCTCGGTTCGGACAACGCGATCAACATCGTCCACGCGGTGGTCGCGGCCCTCAAGGGCCTCGAGCGCCCGGAGGCCGTGGCGGCCCGCCGCGGTCTGCCCCTGGACGAGGTGGCCCCGGCCGCCATGCTGCGCGCCCAGGCTGCTGGCCGCGCGGAGGCCGCCGACAAGGCGAAGGCGGGTGCCTGA
- the rpmD gene encoding 50S ribosomal protein L30 → MAQLKVTQTRSEIGGNQRQRDTLRSIGLKHVGDVVVKEDRPEFRGMVQTVRHLVTVEEED, encoded by the coding sequence ATGGCTCAGCTGAAGGTGACCCAGACCCGTTCGGAGATCGGTGGGAACCAGCGTCAGCGTGACACGCTGCGCAGCATCGGTCTGAAGCACGTCGGCGACGTCGTCGTCAAGGAGGACCGCCCGGAGTTCCGCGGCATGGTCCAGACGGTTCGCCACCTGGTGACCGTCGAGGAGGAGGACTGA
- the rplO gene encoding 50S ribosomal protein L15 gives MADSKANPTSGDAADAPALKVHHLRPAPGAKTARTRVGRGEASKGKTAGRGTKGTKARYQVPEHFEGGQTPLHMRLPKLRGFNNKFRTEYQVVNLDRISALFPEGGAIGVDELVAKGAVRDGHLVKVLGSGEISVKVDLTVDAFSGSAKEKIEAAGGSVTKR, from the coding sequence ATGGCTGACTCCAAGGCCAACCCCACGTCCGGGGACGCGGCGGACGCACCTGCGCTGAAGGTGCACCACCTGCGCCCTGCTCCGGGGGCCAAGACCGCCAGGACCCGAGTGGGTCGCGGTGAGGCATCGAAGGGCAAGACCGCCGGCCGCGGTACCAAGGGCACCAAGGCCCGGTACCAGGTTCCGGAGCACTTCGAGGGAGGCCAGACGCCGCTGCACATGCGTCTGCCCAAGCTCCGCGGCTTCAACAACAAGTTCAGGACCGAGTACCAGGTCGTCAATCTCGACCGCATCTCGGCGCTCTTCCCGGAGGGTGGCGCCATCGGCGTCGACGAGCTCGTGGCCAAGGGAGCCGTCCGTGACGGCCACCTGGTCAAGGTGCTCGGCTCCGGCGAGATCTCGGTGAAGGTGGACCTCACGGTCGACGCCTTCTCCGGCAGCGCCAAGGAGAAGATCGAGGCGGCCGGGGGCAGCGTCACCAAGCGCTGA
- the secY gene encoding preprotein translocase subunit SecY, with protein sequence MLSVFTRAFKTPDLRRKLLFTLGIVMLFRLGSFVPTPNVNYSAVQTCISGAREGGGNQLLGMANLFSGGALLQLSIFALGIMPYITASIIVQLLTVVIPRFEALKQEGQQGQAKMTQYTRYLTIALAVLQSATFVTFAQNPSALFGNANCTQILYRDTVLDTVFMVLTMTAGTGLIMWLGELITDKGVGNGMSLLIFTSITATFPGSLWAIQQRDGRWDLFFLVIIIGLLIMTAVVFVEQSQRRVPVQYAKKMVGRQMYGGTSTYIPIKVNMANVIPIIFASSILALPQMVAQFQSDPQGNNPAYIDWINTYLVQGDHPIYMAVYTILILFFTFFYVSITFNPNEVADNMKKYGGFIPGIRAGRPTAEYLRYVITRITVPGAIYLALVSLIPLIAFVLIGANRDFPFGGASILIMVGVGLDTVKQIESQLQQHHYEGFLR encoded by the coding sequence GTGCTCTCCGTCTTCACTCGGGCGTTCAAGACGCCCGATCTGCGGCGCAAGCTGCTCTTCACGTTGGGCATCGTCATGCTCTTCCGCCTCGGCTCGTTCGTGCCGACGCCGAACGTGAACTACTCGGCGGTCCAGACCTGCATCTCGGGCGCCCGAGAGGGTGGCGGCAACCAGCTGCTCGGCATGGCCAATCTTTTCAGCGGCGGCGCGCTGCTCCAGCTGTCGATCTTCGCGCTGGGGATCATGCCCTACATCACCGCGAGCATCATCGTGCAGCTGCTCACGGTCGTCATCCCCCGCTTCGAGGCGTTGAAGCAGGAGGGGCAGCAGGGCCAGGCCAAGATGACCCAGTACACGCGGTACCTGACGATCGCGCTGGCCGTCCTCCAGTCGGCGACCTTCGTCACCTTCGCGCAGAACCCCTCCGCGCTCTTCGGCAACGCCAACTGCACCCAGATCCTCTACCGCGACACCGTCCTCGACACCGTCTTCATGGTTCTGACGATGACCGCCGGGACGGGCCTGATCATGTGGCTCGGCGAGCTGATCACGGACAAGGGCGTCGGCAACGGTATGTCGCTGCTGATCTTCACCTCGATCACCGCGACATTCCCCGGTTCGCTGTGGGCGATCCAGCAGCGTGACGGCCGCTGGGACCTCTTCTTCCTCGTCATCATCATCGGTCTGCTGATCATGACCGCCGTCGTCTTCGTCGAGCAGTCGCAGCGACGCGTTCCCGTCCAGTACGCGAAGAAGATGGTCGGTCGCCAGATGTACGGCGGAACCTCGACGTACATCCCGATCAAGGTCAACATGGCCAACGTCATCCCGATCATCTTCGCCAGCTCGATTCTCGCGCTGCCGCAGATGGTCGCCCAGTTCCAGTCCGACCCCCAGGGCAACAACCCCGCCTACATTGACTGGATCAACACCTACCTGGTGCAGGGCGACCACCCGATCTACATGGCCGTCTACACGATCCTGATCCTCTTCTTCACGTTCTTCTACGTCTCGATCACGTTCAACCCGAATGAGGTCGCCGACAACATGAAGAAGTACGGGGGGTTCATCCCCGGTATCCGGGCCGGGCGACCCACGGCCGAGTACCTCAGGTACGTCATCACCCGCATCACCGTGCCGGGCGCCATCTACCTCGCCCTGGTCTCACTGATCCCGCTCATCGCCTTCGTGCTGATCGGGGCAAACCGCGACTTCCCGTTCGGCGGTGCGTCCATCCTCATCATGGTGGGCGTCGGTCTCGATACGGTGAAGCAGATCGAGTCCCAGCTCCAGCAACACCACTACGAAGGATTCCTGCGCTGA
- a CDS encoding adenylate kinase, whose translation MRLIILGPPGAGKGTQASLIAEHYEIPAISTGDIFRANIKNETELGQQVKEILASGGYVSDDITNAIVADRLQEEDATAGFLLDGYPRTTAQVAALDKVLAQSGLALDRVLELVVDDEIVVDRLLKRAEVEGRSDDSEEVIRERMALYHRETEPLSSAYEQRGLLVTVDGVGEVDEVAQRIVTALGS comes from the coding sequence ATGCGTCTGATCATTCTGGGCCCCCCCGGGGCCGGCAAGGGCACCCAGGCCAGCCTGATCGCCGAGCACTACGAGATCCCCGCGATCTCCACCGGCGACATCTTCCGGGCCAACATCAAGAACGAGACCGAACTCGGTCAGCAGGTCAAGGAGATCCTTGCCTCCGGCGGGTATGTCTCCGACGACATCACCAACGCGATCGTTGCGGACCGCCTGCAGGAGGAGGACGCCACCGCAGGCTTCCTGCTCGACGGGTACCCGCGCACGACCGCGCAGGTGGCCGCGCTCGACAAGGTGCTCGCCCAGTCCGGCCTGGCGCTGGACAGGGTGCTCGAGCTCGTCGTCGACGACGAGATCGTCGTGGACCGGTTGCTCAAGCGGGCCGAGGTCGAAGGCCGCTCCGACGACAGCGAGGAGGTCATCCGCGAGCGGATGGCGCTCTACCACCGCGAGACCGAGCCGCTGTCCTCCGCCTACGAGCAGCGGGGACTGCTGGTCACGGTCGATGGTGTCGGAGAGGTCGACGAGGTCGCACAGCGCATCGTCACCGCCCTCGGTTCCTGA
- the map gene encoding type I methionyl aminopeptidase codes for MGLFARERVRARTPQQVRAMRVAGLLVGRTLAVLQEEVRPGMTTGQLDALAEDHIRSAGGIPNFQLVPGYEHTLCTSINDEIVHGIPGDRVLREGDLLSIDCGAEVDGWNGDCAITVVVGGEQAGDPAGVRLSEVTRRSLWAGIAALRPGGDLNDVGGAVEDSILADARTDGVEYGIVEDYTGHGIGEQMHMPPMVPNYRVRGRAPQTPVGGTIAIEPMVTLGPEANHVLADDWTIVTDTGHPAAHWEHSVALTEHGIWVLTALDGGEAELTARGAPFGPLD; via the coding sequence ATGGGTCTCTTCGCACGTGAACGGGTTCGCGCGCGCACGCCGCAGCAGGTGCGGGCGATGCGCGTGGCGGGTCTGCTCGTGGGGCGCACTTTGGCCGTGCTCCAGGAGGAGGTCCGGCCGGGGATGACCACCGGACAGCTGGACGCGCTGGCGGAGGACCACATCCGCAGCGCCGGCGGGATTCCCAACTTCCAGCTCGTGCCCGGTTACGAGCACACGCTGTGCACCTCGATCAACGACGAGATCGTCCACGGCATCCCCGGAGACCGGGTCCTGCGCGAGGGTGACCTGTTGAGCATCGACTGCGGTGCCGAGGTGGACGGCTGGAACGGGGACTGCGCGATCACCGTGGTCGTCGGTGGTGAGCAGGCCGGCGACCCGGCCGGCGTGCGCCTGTCCGAGGTCACTCGACGGTCGCTGTGGGCCGGCATCGCAGCCCTTCGTCCCGGTGGAGACCTCAACGACGTCGGCGGCGCGGTCGAGGACTCGATCCTCGCGGACGCGCGGACCGACGGTGTCGAGTACGGCATCGTGGAGGACTACACCGGCCACGGCATCGGGGAGCAGATGCACATGCCGCCGATGGTGCCCAACTACCGGGTGCGTGGCCGGGCCCCGCAGACGCCGGTGGGCGGAACCATCGCCATCGAGCCGATGGTCACGCTCGGTCCGGAGGCGAACCACGTGCTGGCCGACGACTGGACGATCGTCACCGACACCGGGCACCCCGCCGCCCACTGGGAGCACTCGGTGGCCCTGACCGAGCACGGCATCTGGGTGTTGACCGCACTCGACGGAGGCGAGGCCGAGCTCACCGCTCGCGGCGCCCCCTTCGGCCCGCTCGACTGA